In Neorhizobium sp. NCHU2750, a single genomic region encodes these proteins:
- a CDS encoding HD domain-containing phosphohydrolase: MENHRFQMDDMDDLLLNISTARDLEEIMTVLRQSARRLIGADGLTFLLRESGECFYIDEDAARPLWKGQRFPMDACISGWAMRNSEVVVVDDIHTDPRMPETAQRPAFVKSLVIVPLRPGDALGAIGAYWSKPGSPPEESVRRLQRIANAATLAIANVALANSLAEARDEASRARDAMILAMASLAETRDHETGDHIRRTQHYVKVLAEALNRREPQTEGLDGEFVDLLYKSAPLHDIGKVGIPDRILQKPGRLDRAEFDIMKTHADLGRAAIATAERYIGESNPFLSLAKEIAHCHHERWDGTGYPRGLKGEDIPLAGRIMAVADVYDALVSERVYKPAMSHNEAVDLINGESGKHFDPAVVAAFDEVATQFAQIHERFGQVN; this comes from the coding sequence ATGGAAAATCACCGCTTCCAGATGGATGACATGGACGACCTGCTGCTGAACATATCCACGGCCCGCGATCTGGAAGAGATCATGACCGTGCTGAGGCAATCTGCGCGCCGGTTGATCGGCGCGGATGGCCTGACCTTCCTGCTGCGGGAAAGCGGTGAGTGCTTCTATATCGATGAAGATGCCGCCCGTCCGCTCTGGAAGGGACAGCGTTTTCCCATGGATGCCTGCATCTCGGGTTGGGCGATGCGCAATTCGGAAGTGGTCGTCGTCGACGACATCCATACCGACCCGCGCATGCCCGAGACTGCCCAGCGCCCCGCCTTCGTCAAGAGCCTCGTCATCGTGCCGCTGCGACCCGGCGATGCGCTGGGCGCGATCGGAGCCTATTGGTCGAAGCCGGGATCACCACCCGAAGAAAGCGTCCGCCGCCTCCAGCGGATCGCCAATGCCGCAACGCTTGCGATTGCCAATGTGGCGCTTGCCAATTCGCTTGCCGAGGCTCGCGACGAGGCGTCCCGCGCCCGCGACGCGATGATCCTCGCGATGGCCTCGCTGGCCGAGACCCGCGACCACGAGACCGGCGACCATATCCGCCGCACGCAGCATTATGTGAAGGTTCTGGCCGAGGCCCTGAACCGCCGCGAACCGCAGACGGAAGGGCTGGACGGCGAGTTCGTCGACCTTCTCTACAAGTCGGCACCGCTGCACGATATCGGCAAGGTCGGCATTCCCGACCGCATATTGCAGAAACCCGGCCGGCTCGACCGGGCTGAATTCGACATCATGAAAACCCATGCGGACCTCGGCCGCGCAGCAATCGCCACGGCGGAGCGCTATATCGGCGAGAGCAATCCGTTCCTCAGCCTCGCCAAGGAAATTGCCCATTGCCATCACGAAAGATGGGACGGGACCGGCTACCCGCGCGGATTGAAGGGCGAGGACATTCCGCTTGCCGGCCGGATCATGGCTGTCGCCGACGTCTATGACGCGCTCGTCTCGGAACGGGTCTACAAGCCGGCGATGAGCCACAACGAGGCCGTCGACCTCATCAATGGTGAGAGCGGCAAGCATTTCGACCCGGCCGTGGTCGCGGCCTTCGATGAGGTCGCAACCCAATTTGCCCAGATCCACGAGCGCTTCGGTCAGGTCAATTGA
- the ribH gene encoding 6,7-dimethyl-8-ribityllumazine synthase: MSLETAPHILIIEARFYDDMADALLDGATTAIKEAGATYDVVTVPGALEIPPTIAMALDAAEEGGTEYDGFVALGMVIRGETYHFDIVSNESSRALMDLAVSESLAIGNGIMTVENDDQAWARARRSDKDKGGFAARAALTMIAVREKLNGAR, from the coding sequence ATGTCGCTCGAAACCGCCCCCCATATCCTGATCATCGAAGCACGCTTCTATGACGACATGGCCGACGCACTGCTTGATGGTGCAACGACCGCCATCAAGGAAGCTGGCGCAACCTATGATGTCGTGACCGTTCCCGGCGCGCTCGAAATTCCGCCGACCATCGCCATGGCGCTTGATGCGGCCGAAGAGGGCGGCACCGAATATGACGGCTTTGTCGCGCTCGGCATGGTCATCCGCGGCGAGACCTATCACTTCGACATCGTCTCCAACGAATCCTCGCGCGCGCTGATGGATCTTGCCGTGTCGGAATCGCTCGCCATCGGCAACGGCATCATGACCGTCGAAAACGACGATCAGGCCTGGGCCCGCGCCCGCCGCTCCGACAAGGACAAGGGTGGCTTTGCTGCGCGCGCAGCGCTGACCATGATCGCCGTGCGCGAAAAACTGAATGGTGCACGCTGA
- the nusB gene encoding transcription antitermination factor NusB has protein sequence MANEQEKQAQDKTTDKQVKPVNQRGAARLAAVQALYQMDIGGTGVLEVVAEYEAHRLGQELDGETYLKADPSWFRSIVSGVVRDQQKIDPIVRSSLQEDWPLSRLDSTLRAILRAGTFEILERKDVPVPVIVTEYVEIARAFFEEDEPRIVNAVLDRIAKQVRGDRK, from the coding sequence ATGGCCAACGAGCAGGAAAAGCAGGCTCAGGACAAGACGACCGATAAACAGGTCAAGCCGGTCAACCAGCGCGGCGCCGCACGTCTCGCAGCCGTCCAGGCACTCTACCAGATGGATATCGGTGGTACCGGCGTGCTGGAAGTCGTTGCCGAATATGAGGCCCATCGTCTCGGCCAGGAACTCGACGGCGAAACCTATCTGAAGGCCGATCCGTCATGGTTCCGCTCGATCGTTTCGGGCGTCGTCCGTGACCAGCAGAAGATCGACCCGATCGTTCGCTCGTCGCTGCAGGAAGACTGGCCGCTGTCGCGTCTCGATTCCACCCTGCGCGCGATCCTGCGTGCCGGCACGTTCGAAATCCTCGAGCGCAAGGATGTCCCGGTGCCGGTCATCGTCACCGAATATGTCGAGATCGCCCGCGCCTTCTTCGAGGAAGACGAGCCGCGTATCGTCAACGCCGTTCTCGACCGCATCGCCAAGCAGGTCCGCGGCGACAGGAAATAA
- a CDS encoding MFS transporter, whose translation MDGVVDGYQTQMRTARRNVSLLAATQAVMGASSPLSISIGSLAGYELLGDDKSLATAPITAFNVGTACGAVAIALISRLLGRREAFILGALTGACGGALAAIALFRADFWLFAAALVLIGTSAGFTQKLRFAAADTSPSSYKPKAISWILGAGIVSAVLGPQISIWAKDLLAPVTFAGAFICIIPLALVSICILSFLKLPAAKSSAHGLEPARPLKEIVLTQRFLTGMACGICIYALMTFVMTGAPLAMVIGCGFPTEMATLGIQWHVLAMFGPSFVTGRLISRFGAEKIVAAGLFILMACAIVAHLGIELWNFWGALVLLGVGWNFGFIGSTAIVASSYRPHEADKVQGFHDIVLFGTVALSSFSSGRIFVAWGWSFINLVIWPVTFICLALIAALLFRRSSARA comes from the coding sequence ATGGACGGTGTGGTGGACGGTTATCAGACGCAGATGCGCACCGCCCGCCGCAACGTCTCATTGCTGGCCGCAACCCAGGCCGTGATGGGCGCCTCGTCGCCACTCTCGATCTCGATCGGTTCGCTCGCCGGCTACGAGCTTCTGGGCGACGACAAGTCGCTCGCGACAGCCCCGATCACCGCCTTCAATGTCGGAACGGCCTGTGGTGCTGTTGCGATTGCTCTCATCTCCCGCCTGCTCGGACGGCGTGAAGCCTTCATCCTCGGGGCACTGACCGGCGCCTGCGGTGGTGCACTGGCGGCAATCGCCCTGTTTCGCGCCGATTTCTGGCTGTTTGCTGCCGCACTCGTGCTGATCGGCACGTCGGCCGGCTTCACCCAGAAGCTTCGCTTTGCGGCAGCCGATACCTCGCCATCATCCTACAAGCCCAAGGCGATTTCCTGGATCCTCGGCGCCGGCATCGTATCTGCCGTACTCGGTCCGCAGATATCCATATGGGCCAAGGATCTGCTGGCACCCGTCACCTTCGCCGGCGCCTTCATCTGCATCATTCCACTCGCCCTGGTCTCGATCTGTATCCTGTCCTTTCTGAAGCTCCCGGCGGCAAAGTCTTCAGCCCATGGTCTGGAACCGGCCCGGCCGCTGAAGGAGATCGTGCTTACTCAGCGCTTCCTCACCGGGATGGCCTGCGGCATTTGCATCTACGCACTGATGACCTTCGTCATGACCGGTGCGCCGCTCGCCATGGTCATCGGCTGCGGCTTCCCGACCGAGATGGCGACCCTCGGCATCCAGTGGCACGTGCTTGCCATGTTCGGCCCGAGTTTCGTCACCGGCAGGCTGATTTCCCGTTTCGGCGCCGAGAAGATCGTCGCTGCCGGGCTGTTCATCCTCATGGCCTGCGCCATCGTCGCCCATCTCGGCATAGAGCTGTGGAATTTCTGGGGAGCGCTGGTTCTGCTCGGCGTCGGCTGGAATTTCGGCTTCATCGGTTCGACCGCCATCGTCGCGTCGAGCTATCGTCCGCATGAGGCCGACAAGGTGCAGGGTTTCCACGATATTGTCCTCTTCGGAACGGTCGCTCTCTCGTCCTTCTCCTCGGGCAGGATCTTCGTCGCCTGGGGCTGGTCCTTCATCAATCTGGTGATCTGGCCGGTCACGTTCATCTGCCTCGCGCTGATCGCGGCATTGCTGTTCAGGCGCTCTTCCGCAAGAGCCTGA
- a CDS encoding sodium-translocating pyrophosphatase translates to MTVILSVIVCGLLSIIYAVWATRSVLAADQGNARMQEIAGYIREGAQAYLTRQYLTIATVGVVVAILAWLLLSGTAALGFIIGAVLSGTAGFIGMHVSVRANVRTAQASSHSLAAGLDIAFKSGAITGMLVAGLALLGVSIYYFILTSVFGHPGGSREVIDALVALGFGASLISIFARLGGGIFTKGADVGGDLVGKVEAGIPEDDPRNPATIADNVGDNVGDCAGMAADLFETYAVSVVATMVLAAIFFAGTPVLESAMVYPLAICGACIITSIIGTFFVKLGSNGSIMGALYKGLIATGILSILGLALATSMTVGWGVVGTVAGKEITGSSLFVCGLVGLVVTALIVVITEYYTGTNKRPVNSIAQASVTGHGTNVIQGLAVSLESTALPAIVIVGGIIATYQFGGLFGTGIAVTAMLGLAGMIVALDAFGPVTDNAGGIAEMSHLPPEVRKSTDALDAVGNTTKAVTKGYAIGSAGLGALVLFAAYANDLQYFAANAEQYPYFQGVGPISFSLANPYVVAGLIFGGLIPYLFGGIAMTAVGKAAGSIVEEVRRQFREKPGIMAGTDRPDYGRAVDLLTRAAIREMIIPSLLPVLAPIVVYFGVLLISGGDKASAFAALGASLLGVIVNGLFVAISMTSGGGAWDNAKKSFEDGFVDKDGVRHMKGSDAHKASVTGDTVGDPYKDTAGPAVNPAIKITNIVALLLLAILAG, encoded by the coding sequence ATGACGGTGATTTTGAGTGTGATCGTCTGCGGTCTGCTGTCGATCATTTATGCCGTGTGGGCGACGCGATCGGTGCTCGCCGCCGATCAGGGTAATGCGCGTATGCAGGAGATCGCGGGCTATATCCGCGAAGGCGCACAGGCCTATCTGACGCGCCAGTATCTGACCATCGCCACGGTCGGTGTCGTCGTTGCCATTCTTGCTTGGCTGCTTCTGTCCGGCACGGCTGCCTTGGGCTTCATAATCGGTGCGGTCCTATCCGGTACCGCGGGTTTTATCGGAATGCACGTGTCGGTTCGCGCCAATGTCAGGACCGCTCAGGCATCGTCCCATAGTCTGGCCGCCGGCCTCGACATCGCCTTCAAGTCGGGCGCCATTACCGGCATGCTGGTGGCGGGCCTCGCCCTGCTCGGCGTGTCGATCTACTATTTCATCCTGACCTCGGTATTCGGTCATCCGGGCGGCTCGCGCGAGGTGATCGATGCGCTCGTGGCCCTCGGCTTCGGCGCGTCGCTGATCTCCATTTTCGCCCGCCTCGGCGGCGGCATCTTCACCAAGGGGGCCGATGTCGGCGGCGATCTCGTCGGCAAGGTTGAGGCCGGTATTCCGGAAGACGATCCGCGCAACCCGGCAACCATCGCCGACAACGTCGGCGACAATGTCGGCGATTGCGCCGGCATGGCGGCGGACCTGTTCGAGACCTACGCCGTGTCGGTCGTCGCCACGATGGTGCTGGCCGCCATCTTCTTTGCCGGCACGCCGGTACTCGAATCAGCCATGGTCTATCCGCTGGCGATCTGCGGTGCCTGCATCATCACATCCATCATCGGCACCTTCTTCGTCAAGCTCGGCTCCAATGGCTCGATCATGGGTGCGCTCTACAAGGGGCTGATCGCAACCGGCATCCTGTCCATCCTCGGTCTGGCACTCGCCACCTCGATGACCGTCGGCTGGGGCGTGGTCGGCACGGTCGCCGGCAAGGAGATCACCGGCTCGAGCCTGTTCGTCTGCGGTCTCGTCGGCCTCGTCGTCACGGCGCTGATCGTGGTGATCACCGAATATTATACCGGCACCAACAAACGGCCGGTCAATTCCATTGCCCAGGCCTCTGTCACTGGCCACGGCACCAACGTCATCCAGGGGCTTGCCGTCTCGCTGGAATCGACGGCCCTGCCGGCCATCGTCATCGTCGGCGGCATCATCGCCACCTACCAGTTCGGCGGCCTGTTCGGCACCGGCATCGCCGTCACCGCCATGCTCGGTCTTGCCGGCATGATCGTTGCTTTGGATGCCTTCGGTCCTGTCACCGACAATGCCGGCGGCATCGCCGAAATGTCGCATCTGCCGCCCGAAGTGAGAAAGTCGACCGACGCGCTCGATGCCGTCGGCAACACCACCAAGGCGGTCACCAAGGGCTATGCCATCGGCTCCGCCGGCCTCGGCGCGCTGGTGCTGTTTGCGGCCTACGCCAACGACCTGCAATATTTCGCCGCCAACGCCGAGCAATATCCTTACTTCCAGGGTGTCGGCCCGATCTCCTTCAGCCTTGCCAATCCTTATGTCGTGGCAGGTCTGATCTTCGGTGGTCTGATCCCCTATCTCTTCGGCGGCATCGCCATGACGGCGGTCGGCAAGGCTGCCGGCTCGATCGTCGAGGAAGTACGTCGCCAGTTCCGCGAAAAGCCCGGCATCATGGCAGGCACCGACCGGCCGGATTACGGCCGCGCCGTCGATCTTCTGACCCGTGCCGCCATCCGCGAGATGATCATCCCCTCGCTGCTGCCGGTGCTGGCACCGATCGTCGTCTATTTCGGCGTGCTGCTGATCTCCGGCGGCGACAAGGCCTCTGCCTTCGCGGCCCTTGGCGCGTCTTTGCTCGGCGTCATCGTCAACGGCCTGTTCGTGGCAATCTCGATGACGTCTGGCGGCGGCGCCTGGGACAATGCCAAGAAGAGCTTCGAGGATGGCTTCGTCGACAAGGACGGCGTGCGCCACATGAAGGGGTCGGATGCCCACAAGGCATCGGTCACGGGCGATACGGTCGGCGATCCCTACAAGGATACGGCAGGTCCCGCCGTCAACCCGGCGATCAAGATCACCAATATCGTCGCACTGCTGCTGCTGGCGATCCTCGCCGGCTGA
- a CDS encoding outer membrane protein assembly factor BamE, translating to MPLKKRTVEYGMTFLNKTAISLVLLASVTASGCTSMNIGDTMYNGYVIDQKSLELIPVGSSREQVLLTMGTPSTTATFDTEVLYYISQKRERPVAFMKPHLVEQSILAIYLDKDGTVARKANYTMKDGKVFDMISRTTPTGGRDLSFLQQILAGGTGAASSGAAAVKNMLSGMSQ from the coding sequence ATGCCGTTGAAGAAGCGGACTGTCGAGTACGGAATGACATTTCTGAATAAAACTGCCATCAGCCTGGTGCTTCTCGCTTCCGTCACCGCTTCCGGCTGCACGTCGATGAATATCGGCGACACGATGTATAATGGCTATGTGATCGACCAGAAGTCGCTCGAGCTGATCCCTGTCGGATCGAGCCGCGAGCAGGTGCTTCTGACCATGGGGACGCCGTCGACGACGGCGACCTTCGATACCGAAGTGCTCTACTACATCTCGCAGAAGCGCGAGCGCCCCGTGGCCTTCATGAAGCCGCATCTGGTCGAGCAGTCAATTCTTGCGATCTATCTCGACAAGGACGGCACCGTCGCCCGCAAGGCCAATTACACGATGAAGGACGGCAAGGTGTTCGACATGATCTCGCGCACGACGCCGACCGGCGGACGCGACCTGTCCTTCCTGCAGCAGATTCTTGCCGGTGGCACGGGCGCAGCCAGCAGCGGTGCCGCAGCGGTCAAGAACATGCTGAGCGGCATGAGCCAATAA
- a CDS encoding ubiquinol-cytochrome C chaperone family protein: MIFGLFRKKKHNQAIVERQYATLTSAARIPFFYSDLGVPDTVMGRYEMLSIVMILFFRRTAHSGTSGRELAQEIIDEFFQDLDHSIRELGIGDQGVPKRMKKLAGMFYGRVESYAKALDRGNKDDLAASLARNVRPGEDPAPDMGGLAAWMIEAERQLAEVSEDDISRGAAMILPPVRASEEE; the protein is encoded by the coding sequence ATGATCTTCGGTCTGTTCAGGAAGAAAAAGCACAATCAGGCCATTGTCGAGCGCCAGTACGCAACCTTGACGTCGGCAGCCCGCATCCCCTTCTTTTACAGCGATCTTGGCGTTCCGGACACGGTCATGGGGCGCTACGAGATGCTGTCGATCGTGATGATCCTTTTTTTTCGCCGCACGGCCCATTCCGGCACGAGCGGACGGGAATTGGCGCAGGAGATCATCGATGAATTTTTCCAGGACCTCGATCATTCGATTCGCGAACTGGGTATCGGCGATCAGGGCGTGCCGAAGCGGATGAAGAAACTGGCAGGCATGTTTTATGGCCGGGTGGAAAGCTATGCGAAGGCTCTGGATAGAGGTAACAAGGACGATCTTGCCGCCAGTCTGGCGCGCAATGTCCGACCCGGTGAGGACCCCGCACCCGATATGGGCGGTCTCGCCGCATGGATGATCGAGGCCGAGCGGCAGCTCGCAGAGGTCTCCGAAGACGATATATCCCGCGGGGCGGCAATGATCCTGCCGCCGGTCCGCGCAAGTGAGGAAGAATGA
- a CDS encoding DUF177 domain-containing protein, with protein sequence MKNDHNNAGKPPFSYPVKVGNISANAVTVMLEANDRERRDVADLWNVVEVKSLSAEVHLSRWKKDGVRAKGRVKAEIVQSCVVTLEPVESVIDEPFEQIFVPEGSKLARIVANDAAEMVLDPDGPDLPEAFNGDTIDVGEAVTEFAALAIDPYPRKSGVEFADHIESDASAKSDKPNPFAVLKDWKKD encoded by the coding sequence ATGAAGAACGATCACAACAATGCGGGCAAGCCGCCTTTCTCCTATCCGGTCAAGGTCGGTAATATTTCCGCCAATGCCGTCACCGTCATGCTTGAGGCAAATGATCGCGAGCGCCGCGACGTGGCCGACCTCTGGAACGTGGTGGAGGTGAAGTCGCTGTCTGCCGAAGTCCATCTGTCGCGCTGGAAAAAGGATGGCGTGCGGGCCAAGGGCAGGGTCAAGGCCGAGATCGTCCAGTCCTGCGTCGTCACGCTGGAACCGGTCGAATCGGTGATCGACGAGCCTTTCGAGCAGATCTTCGTGCCGGAAGGCTCGAAACTGGCCCGTATCGTCGCCAATGACGCGGCCGAAATGGTGCTGGATCCCGACGGCCCGGATCTTCCCGAAGCCTTCAACGGCGATACGATCGACGTCGGCGAAGCCGTCACCGAGTTCGCCGCCCTGGCGATCGACCCATATCCGCGCAAGTCTGGGGTTGAGTTCGCCGATCACATTGAAAGCGATGCGAGCGCCAAGAGCGACAAGCCGAACCCCTTTGCCGTCCTCAAGGACTGGAAAAAGGACTGA
- the plsX gene encoding phosphate acyltransferase PlsX, whose product MIRISLDAMGGDFGPEVVIPGAAKALDRHPDVTFILYGLKAECEPWLAKFPKLRERSVFHECEVAVAMDEKPSAALRRGRYVSTMWRAIEAVKLGEADACVSAGNTGALMAMAKFCLRTMANVERPAIAGVWPTLKGESIVLDIGATIGADSQQLLDFALMGGAMARALFEIDRPTVGLLNVGVEEVKGQEEVKEAGRLIREANLPTIAYQGFVEGDDIGKGTVDVVVTEGFTGNIALKTAEGTARQIATLLRQSMSRTLFSKIGYLLAKPAFDLLREKMDPNKVNGGVFLGLNGIVIKSHGGANAEGFAAAIDVGYDMARNDLNAKIAQDMTVYHAKRQPPAGPEAA is encoded by the coding sequence GTGATCAGAATTTCTCTGGATGCGATGGGGGGCGATTTCGGTCCCGAGGTTGTCATACCCGGTGCCGCCAAGGCCCTCGATCGGCATCCTGACGTAACCTTCATCCTGTATGGATTGAAGGCGGAATGCGAGCCGTGGCTCGCCAAGTTTCCCAAGCTGCGCGAACGCTCCGTTTTCCACGAATGCGAAGTCGCCGTCGCCATGGACGAAAAACCGAGCGCCGCTCTCAGGCGCGGCCGCTACGTATCCACCATGTGGCGCGCGATCGAGGCCGTGAAGCTTGGCGAGGCCGATGCCTGTGTGTCGGCCGGCAATACCGGCGCGCTGATGGCGATGGCAAAATTCTGCCTGCGCACCATGGCCAATGTCGAACGCCCGGCGATTGCCGGCGTCTGGCCGACGCTGAAGGGCGAAAGCATCGTGCTCGACATCGGTGCGACGATCGGCGCCGACAGCCAGCAGCTTCTCGATTTCGCCCTGATGGGCGGCGCCATGGCCCGCGCTCTCTTCGAAATCGACCGCCCGACGGTCGGCCTTCTCAATGTCGGCGTCGAGGAAGTGAAGGGCCAGGAAGAGGTCAAGGAGGCCGGACGTCTGATCCGCGAGGCCAACCTGCCGACGATCGCCTATCAGGGCTTTGTCGAAGGTGACGATATCGGCAAGGGCACGGTCGACGTCGTCGTCACCGAAGGCTTTACCGGCAATATCGCCCTGAAGACGGCAGAGGGAACCGCCCGCCAGATTGCCACACTGCTGCGTCAGTCGATGTCGCGCACGCTCTTCTCCAAGATCGGCTATCTGCTCGCCAAGCCAGCCTTCGACCTGCTGCGCGAGAAGATGGACCCCAACAAGGTCAATGGCGGCGTGTTTCTCGGCCTGAACGGCATCGTCATCAAGAGCCACGGCGGCGCCAATGCGGAAGGTTTCGCGGCGGCGATCGACGTCGGTTACGACATGGCGCGCAATGATCTGAATGCCAAGATTGCCCAGGATATGACAGTTTACCATGCCAAGCGCCAGCCGCCGGCCGGCCCTGAAGCTGCATGA
- a CDS encoding beta-ketoacyl-ACP synthase III has translation MIRSVVRGYGAALPKRVMTNREMESIVDTTDEWIVQRTGITQRYIAGEGETTASLGELAARAALDNAGLTPADIDLVLVATSTPDNTFPATAVDIQRRLGMEHGYAFDMQAVCTGFVYAMATADLHIRGGMARRALVIGAETFSRILDWKDRTTCVLFGDGAGALVIEAQEGEGTVADRGILTAKLRSDGSHKEKLYVDGGPSSTGTVGHLRMEGREVFKHAVAMITDVIEGAFAATGTTADDVDWLVPHQANRRIIDASAKKLGIPPEKVVVTVDLHGNTSAASIPLALSVACADGRIKKGDLVMLEAMGGGFTWGSVLVRW, from the coding sequence ATGATCCGATCAGTAGTTCGCGGTTATGGGGCAGCGCTCCCGAAGCGGGTAATGACCAACCGCGAGATGGAGAGCATCGTCGATACCACCGACGAATGGATCGTCCAGCGCACCGGCATCACCCAGAGATACATTGCCGGCGAAGGCGAGACGACCGCCTCGCTCGGTGAGCTGGCCGCCCGTGCGGCGCTCGACAATGCCGGACTGACACCGGCCGATATCGATCTGGTTCTGGTCGCCACCTCGACGCCGGACAACACGTTCCCGGCCACTGCCGTCGACATCCAGCGCCGCCTCGGCATGGAGCACGGCTATGCCTTCGACATGCAGGCCGTCTGTACCGGCTTCGTCTACGCGATGGCGACCGCCGACCTGCATATCCGCGGCGGAATGGCGCGGCGCGCCCTGGTCATCGGTGCCGAGACTTTCTCGCGCATTCTCGACTGGAAGGACCGCACCACCTGCGTCCTGTTCGGCGATGGTGCGGGCGCCCTGGTCATCGAGGCACAGGAAGGCGAGGGAACCGTCGCCGACCGCGGCATCCTGACCGCCAAGCTGCGTTCCGACGGATCGCACAAGGAAAAGCTCTATGTCGATGGCGGCCCGTCTTCCACCGGCACGGTCGGCCATCTGCGCATGGAAGGCCGCGAGGTCTTCAAGCATGCGGTCGCGATGATCACCGACGTCATCGAAGGTGCCTTCGCGGCAACCGGCACGACGGCCGACGACGTCGACTGGCTGGTTCCGCATCAGGCAAACCGCCGAATCATCGATGCTTCCGCCAAGAAACTCGGCATCCCGCCGGAAAAAGTGGTCGTGACGGTGGATCTTCACGGCAACACTTCGGCAGCCTCGATCCCGCTTGCGCTTTCGGTCGCCTGTGCCGACGGTCGCATCAAGAAGGGTGACCTCGTGATGCTGGAAGCCATGGGCGGCGGTTTTACGTGGGGTTCGGTTCTCGTCCGCTGGTGA
- a CDS encoding integration host factor subunit alpha — translation MAGKTVTRADLAESVFRKVGLSRTESAELVETVIDEICNAIVRGEVVKLSSFATFQVRSKNERIGRNPKTGEEVPISPRRVMTFKASNVLKQRILKAHLSRKAKMKSAAPVA, via the coding sequence ATGGCCGGAAAGACAGTGACGCGTGCAGACTTGGCGGAGTCGGTGTTTCGCAAGGTCGGGCTCTCCCGGACCGAATCGGCCGAACTGGTTGAAACCGTGATCGACGAGATCTGCAATGCGATCGTCAGGGGCGAAGTGGTCAAGCTTTCGTCCTTTGCGACCTTCCAGGTGCGTTCGAAGAACGAGCGGATCGGCCGAAATCCGAAGACCGGCGAGGAAGTGCCGATCTCTCCCCGGCGGGTCATGACCTTCAAGGCGTCGAACGTATTGAAGCAGCGGATCCTCAAGGCGCATCTCAGCCGCAAGGCCAAGATGAAGTCTGCCGCACCGGTCGCCTGA
- a CDS encoding MerR family transcriptional regulator codes for MDKSPDAFRTISEVADDLDLPQHVLRFWETRFTQIRPMKRGGGRRYYRPEDVELLKGIRHLLYDHGYTIKGVQKLLKTNGNKFVAAIASGDVATMDAIIASNSDKHSEPKVGGGEEDQVLGRPKVKPSGRFFGFGSSGDDDTPEVSIGKSSVGKEDRALLQEALFDLLECKRLLDQVR; via the coding sequence TTGGACAAGAGCCCGGATGCATTTCGCACGATCAGCGAGGTTGCGGATGATCTCGACCTGCCGCAGCACGTGCTGCGTTTCTGGGAAACCCGGTTCACCCAGATCAGGCCGATGAAGCGTGGCGGCGGGCGCCGCTATTATCGCCCGGAAGATGTCGAACTGCTGAAGGGCATCCGCCATCTGCTCTATGATCACGGCTACACGATCAAGGGCGTCCAGAAGCTCCTGAAGACCAATGGAAACAAGTTCGTCGCGGCCATCGCCTCCGGCGACGTGGCGACGATGGACGCCATCATTGCGTCAAACAGCGACAAGCATTCCGAACCCAAGGTGGGGGGAGGCGAGGAGGATCAGGTCCTCGGCCGCCCCAAGGTCAAGCCCAGCGGCCGCTTCTTCGGCTTCGGCTCCTCCGGAGACGACGATACGCCGGAAGTCTCGATCGGCAAATCCAGCGTGGGCAAGGAAGACCGGGCGCTACTTCAGGAAGCCTTGTTCGATCTTCTGGAATGCAAGCGTCTTCTCGATCAGGTCCGATAG
- a CDS encoding BA14K family protein, which translates to MKKLAIILVSAVTAFSGVVPAQAFPMVNAPQVQTAQQVEKVQYHRHHEWRGGGHRYHRYHGGRHYRYDDRRWRYHRHHHGSNAGAIIGGLAAGAIIGGALAQPRYAPPRRYVGGNSHVNWCYSRYRSYRAYDNTFQPYNGPRQQCYSPYR; encoded by the coding sequence ATGAAGAAACTTGCGATCATTCTGGTGTCGGCCGTTACCGCCTTTTCCGGCGTAGTCCCGGCCCAGGCGTTCCCGATGGTGAATGCTCCACAGGTCCAGACCGCGCAACAGGTGGAAAAGGTGCAATACCACCGCCATCATGAATGGCGCGGCGGTGGCCATCGTTACCACCGCTACCATGGCGGCCGCCACTACCGCTACGATGACCGTCGCTGGCGCTACCATCGCCACCACCATGGTTCGAATGCAGGCGCCATCATCGGCGGTCTTGCCGCCGGCGCCATCATCGGTGGCGCACTGGCTCAGCCTCGCTACGCACCGCCGCGCCGCTATGTCGGCGGCAACAGCCATGTGAACTGGTGCTATTCGCGTTACCGCTCATACCGCGCCTATGACAACACGTTCCAGCCCTATAACGGCCCCCGCCAGCAGTGCTATTCGCCCTATCGCTGA